The following coding sequences are from one Manis pentadactyla isolate mManPen7 chromosome 13, mManPen7.hap1, whole genome shotgun sequence window:
- the LOC130680290 gene encoding olfactory receptor 5V1-like, with amino-acid sequence MDGYNLTPVTHFILTGLSDLPEVRYPLFVVFAVTYQATLVGNGAILLAIGMEKKLHTPMYYFLANLSLIDIFCPSATVPKMLDNLLTGNHSISFLGCALQLYFLVALAGTEVFLLAVMAYDRYVAICFSLRYTLIMTVARCAQLAAGTWAAGFLNSLLHTVSTFRLSFCKSNRVNQYYCDIPPVVALSCSSTYIEEMLMFVVSSILGIGAFLTTFISYIYIISTILKIQSVEGKRKAFSTCASHLLVVCLFYGTAIFTYIRPSSSHHSPDRDRLIAMLYGVITPMLNPMIYSLRNTEVKGALSRVLCH; translated from the coding sequence ATGGACGGCTACAATCTCACCCCTGTGACTCACTTTATCCTCACAGGGCTCTCTGACCTCCCTGAGGTTCGCTATCCTCTCTTTGTGGTCTTTGCCGTCACCTACCAGGCCACCTTGGTGGGAAACGGGGCCATTCTCTTGGCCATTGGGATGGAGAAGAAGCTGCACACACCCATGTATTATTTCCTGGCTAATCTGTCCCTCATAGACATATTCTGCCCATCAGCTACTGTCCCCAAGATGCTGGACAACCTCCTGACTGGGAATCACAGCATTTCCTTCCTGGGCTGTGCTTTGCAGCTTTATTTCCTGGTGGCCTTGGCGGGGACTGAGGTCTTCCTTCTTGCTGTCATGGCTTATGACCGGTATGTGGCCATCTGCTTCTCTCTCCGTTACACCCTCATCATGACTGTGGCTCGCTGTGCCCAGCTGGCAGCTGGGACCTGGGCAGCAGGGTTTCTCAATTCCCTCCTCCACACAGTGTCCACCTTCCGCCTGTCTTTCTGCAAGTCCAATCGGGTTAACCAGTACTACTGTGACATCCCCCCAGTGGTGGCCCTCTCCTGCTCATCCACCTACATAGAAGAAATGCTTATGTTTGTGGTATCAAGTATCTTGGGAATTGGTGCCTTCCTAACCACCTTCATCTCTTACATTTACATCATATCCACCATCCTAAAGATTCAGTCAGTGGAAGGGAAGCGCAAAGCCTTCTCCACATGTGCCTCCCACCTCCTGGTGGTCTGTTTGTTCTATGGCACAGCCATATTCACCTATATTCGGCCCTCTTCAAGCCACCACTCCCCAGACAGGGACAGACTCATCGCCATGCTCTATGGGGTTATCACCCCAATGCTAAACCCCATGATCTACAGCTTGAGGAACACAGAGGTGAAAGGGGCACTCAGCAGGGTCTTATGTCACTGA